In Thermodesulfovibrio aggregans, the following proteins share a genomic window:
- the ldhH gene encoding L-lactate dehydrogenase (quinone) large subunit LdhH, with the protein MIREEIKKALSNANLGGALTRFSEAYAVSRARAYEGLDFEQLREKIASAKAYVAEHLDEVVQTFIKAAQANGAKVFYTKSPDEVRNYIIELAKKNNVKSIVKSKSMATEEIHLNKYLKEQGIEVDETDLGEWIIQLAGQRPSHMVLPAIHLTRYDVSEVFTKKVEPVEPDIAQMVKFARKHLRRKFLAADMGITGANIAIAETGTLVIFTNEGNARLTMALPKIHVAVVGVEKLVAKVEDIFPIIKALPRSATAQLITSYISFVTRPYIHIDGSQKEFHIILFDNNRSAIAKDPVFKQTLQCIRCASCLNVCPVFRLIGGHVFGKVYTGGIGTILTAWTEGLKASKDIQGLCIQCGNCVKVCPGKINIPELILEIRKRLAKEEGLSFTTKAIYSVVNNRKLFHSILRAASKLQKPFEKSGFIRHLPFFLSELTQERSLPAIADVPFRDRFKKIEQPRSQKKAVFFAGCLIDFAYPEIGEALVKLLNAAGIEVVFPEEQTCCGAPARYSGVMDVAANNSKQNVEALLSMDADYVVSACPTCTVALKKQFIKDLKEQNYGEEIIKKAEKLSEKVKDASELINSLIKEGKIKFKESPEITFTYHDPCHLIRSLNISQEPRESLLTAGLKLVEMFESDTCCGMGGSYSLKFPEISGTILRRKLENIKKTEAKLVCTDCPGCVMQIRGGVDKEGLQIEVKHSLEVLAERIK; encoded by the coding sequence ATGATTAGAGAAGAGATAAAAAAGGCTTTATCAAATGCAAATTTAGGAGGGGCATTAACGAGGTTTTCAGAAGCCTATGCTGTAAGTAGAGCCCGAGCCTATGAAGGACTTGATTTTGAACAGCTAAGAGAAAAAATAGCCTCTGCAAAAGCCTATGTTGCTGAGCATCTTGATGAAGTTGTGCAGACATTTATAAAGGCAGCTCAGGCAAATGGAGCAAAGGTTTTCTACACAAAAAGCCCTGATGAAGTGAGAAACTACATAATTGAACTGGCAAAGAAAAACAATGTAAAAAGCATTGTTAAATCAAAATCAATGGCAACAGAGGAGATACATTTAAATAAATATCTCAAAGAACAGGGAATTGAGGTAGATGAAACAGACCTTGGTGAATGGATAATTCAGCTTGCCGGGCAGAGACCTTCTCACATGGTACTTCCTGCAATACATCTTACAAGGTACGATGTTTCTGAGGTTTTTACTAAAAAAGTTGAACCTGTTGAGCCAGATATTGCCCAGATGGTTAAATTTGCTAGAAAACATTTGAGAAGAAAATTTCTTGCTGCCGATATGGGTATTACAGGAGCAAATATAGCTATTGCAGAAACAGGAACACTCGTTATATTCACCAATGAAGGCAATGCCCGTTTGACAATGGCTTTACCTAAAATTCATGTTGCTGTTGTAGGAGTTGAAAAGCTCGTTGCTAAAGTTGAAGATATATTCCCAATTATAAAAGCTCTTCCAAGAAGTGCAACAGCCCAGCTGATAACAAGTTACATATCTTTTGTAACAAGACCCTATATACACATAGATGGCTCACAAAAGGAGTTTCATATAATACTTTTTGACAATAACCGCAGTGCCATAGCAAAAGACCCTGTTTTCAAACAAACTCTACAATGCATACGTTGCGCTTCATGCCTCAATGTATGTCCTGTATTCAGGCTCATTGGTGGACATGTATTTGGAAAAGTCTATACAGGCGGGATTGGAACGATTCTTACTGCATGGACAGAAGGACTTAAGGCATCTAAAGATATTCAGGGTCTTTGCATTCAATGTGGAAACTGCGTAAAAGTCTGCCCGGGTAAGATAAACATTCCTGAACTTATTCTTGAAATAAGGAAAAGACTTGCAAAAGAAGAAGGATTAAGCTTTACAACAAAGGCAATTTACTCTGTTGTTAACAATAGAAAACTATTTCATTCAATACTCAGGGCAGCATCAAAGCTTCAGAAACCCTTTGAAAAGAGTGGATTTATAAGACATCTACCCTTCTTCTTGTCTGAGTTAACTCAGGAAAGAAGTTTGCCTGCAATTGCTGATGTTCCATTTAGAGATAGATTTAAAAAGATTGAGCAACCCAGATCTCAAAAGAAAGCAGTATTTTTTGCAGGTTGCCTTATTGATTTCGCCTATCCTGAAATTGGAGAAGCTCTTGTTAAACTGCTTAATGCTGCAGGCATAGAGGTAGTATTTCCAGAGGAACAGACCTGTTGTGGTGCACCTGCAAGATACTCAGGTGTGATGGATGTGGCAGCAAACAACTCAAAACAAAATGTAGAGGCACTTTTAAGTATGGATGCAGATTATGTTGTATCTGCCTGTCCAACATGTACTGTGGCACTAAAGAAGCAGTTTATTAAAGATCTGAAAGAGCAAAACTACGGTGAAGAAATAATTAAAAAAGCGGAAAAACTTTCAGAGAAAGTAAAGGATGCCTCTGAACTCATAAATAGTCTAATCAAGGAAGGTAAGATAAAATTTAAAGAATCACCAGAAATAACATTTACCTATCATGACCCCTGTCATTTAATCAGAAGTCTCAACATATCTCAGGAGCCGAGAGAAAGCCTTCTCACTGCAGGGCTTAAACTTGTTGAAATGTTTGAATCCGATACATGCTGTGGAATGGGTGGAAGTTATTCATTGAAATTCCCTGAAATATCAGGAACAATACTCAGAAGAAAGCTTGAAAACATTAAAAAAACTGAAGCTAAACTTGTATGCACAGACTGTCCTGGCTGCGTAATGCAGATAAGAGGAGGTGTTGATAAAGAAGGTCTTCAGATAGAGGTAAAACACTCCTTGGAAGTACTTGCAGAAAGAATCAAATAA
- a CDS encoding methyl-accepting chemotaxis protein codes for MFRNLTIGKKLGIGFGIIIFFLILIAILGVFAFVQTQSLKDEEISVPIKTVCLLITAIAIFAILIGFPLAIFIFKSIRKSAIELKSVLGTLNKGDFTVDINVYCRDELGEACQILQDIILKRRKFFAESKRISEALALSSEQLSATTEEISRNLKLQTERASQIASAAEEMSQTVVDIAKNASNIAEVSVTTANVAKEGRDMTMNTANEIKVIEGAIQKLSEVINVLGDRSRQIGEIVTVIKDIADQTNLLALNAAIEAARAGEQGRGFAVVADEVRRLAERTAKATDEIAEMIRGIQTEVDVAEGSMEDATKKVASGVELSNKSAEILGQIFSKAQELQGMIQQIASATEEMSSVTDHITQDIGSIAEGIKEITITVEQTAKAAADIEKLGKDLNIAIGIHKAK; via the coding sequence ATGTTCAGAAACCTGACTATTGGTAAAAAACTTGGGATAGGATTTGGAATCATTATTTTTTTTCTTATTTTAATTGCTATATTAGGTGTTTTTGCTTTTGTTCAAACACAATCATTAAAAGATGAAGAAATTTCAGTCCCAATAAAAACCGTTTGCCTTTTAATTACAGCAATAGCAATTTTTGCAATATTAATTGGGTTTCCACTTGCTATTTTTATTTTTAAATCTATCAGAAAATCAGCTATTGAACTTAAATCAGTTCTTGGCACTCTTAACAAAGGAGATTTTACAGTGGATATTAATGTATACTGCAGAGATGAACTTGGTGAAGCCTGCCAGATTTTACAGGATATTATTCTAAAACGAAGGAAGTTCTTTGCAGAATCAAAAAGAATATCAGAAGCTCTTGCATTATCTTCAGAACAGCTTTCTGCAACAACAGAGGAAATATCAAGAAATCTTAAATTACAGACAGAGCGTGCCAGTCAGATTGCCTCTGCTGCAGAGGAAATGAGTCAGACTGTTGTTGACATAGCAAAGAATGCATCAAACATTGCAGAAGTATCTGTCACAACCGCCAATGTAGCAAAAGAAGGAAGAGACATGACAATGAACACAGCTAATGAGATAAAAGTTATAGAGGGTGCCATACAGAAACTTTCAGAGGTGATAAATGTCTTGGGTGACCGTTCCCGTCAGATTGGCGAGATTGTAACAGTGATAAAAGACATTGCAGACCAGACAAATCTTTTGGCATTGAATGCTGCGATTGAGGCAGCTCGAGCAGGTGAACAGGGAAGAGGCTTTGCAGTTGTAGCAGATGAAGTTCGCAGACTTGCGGAGCGAACAGCCAAAGCAACAGATGAGATAGCAGAGATGATAAGGGGGATACAGACAGAGGTAGATGTGGCAGAAGGTTCTATGGAAGATGCAACAAAGAAGGTGGCAAGTGGAGTTGAGCTTAGCAACAAATCAGCTGAGATACTCGGGCAGATATTTAGCAAGGCACAGGAACTTCAGGGTATGATACAGCAAATTGCATCAGCAACAGAGGAAATGAGCTCAGTTACAGACCATATTACACAGGATATTGGAAGCATTGCAGAAGGAATAAAAGAGATTACAATTACTGTAGAGCAGACAGCAAAGGCAGCAGCTGATATAGAAAAGCTTGGGAAAGACTTGAATATAGCAATAGGTATCCATAAAGCTAAATAG
- a CDS encoding PPC domain-containing DNA-binding protein has product MNKTFSVKRIIQGRLFKGDEIVSTITKFLKENSITSGLISGIGAVKKAKIGYYNQSEKKYISQEFNEPMEILSLKGNISIKDGEPFLHLHIVLSKEDFTCIGGHLYEAEVFAFEFEIVEFEGNSFQRGFDEDTGLFLWKN; this is encoded by the coding sequence ATGAATAAAACTTTTTCTGTAAAAAGAATAATTCAGGGCAGACTTTTCAAAGGTGATGAAATCGTATCAACAATTACAAAGTTTTTAAAAGAAAATTCAATAACTTCCGGGCTAATTAGCGGAATAGGAGCTGTAAAAAAAGCCAAAATTGGTTATTATAACCAAAGCGAAAAGAAGTACATTTCTCAGGAATTTAATGAACCAATGGAAATACTCTCACTAAAAGGCAACATCTCAATAAAAGATGGTGAACCTTTCCTGCATCTACACATTGTTCTTTCAAAGGAAGACTTTACATGCATTGGAGGACATCTTTATGAGGCAGAGGTTTTTGCTTTTGAGTTTGAGATTGTTGAATTTGAAGGTAATTCATTCCAACGGGGATTTGATGAAGACACAGGACTGTTTCTATGGAAAAACTAA
- a CDS encoding histone deacetylase family protein translates to MNKKIAFIYDDIFLKHDTPADHPESKERLIAIVNNLKKEELWDKLIHIKPRKATEKELALVHEPHYIEKIKKSLPGYLDPDTYLCEHTYEVACYAVGAVLDAIDGVLNKDFEGAFCAVRPPGHHAEIDSAMGFCIFNNVAVGAAYAKTKGIKKIFIVDIDVHHGNGTQHIFEDDCSVFYFSSHQFPFYPGTGRELEIGRGAGEGCTYNVPLRSGSGTKEYLTVFQDILPQKIRETKPELILVSAGYDMHKDDPMSYINVTTEGVRSIIRSILRSSYAPKIFVLEGGYNLQSLSECVKVTLEEMLS, encoded by the coding sequence ATGAATAAAAAAATTGCTTTCATATACGATGACATCTTCTTAAAACATGATACTCCTGCAGACCATCCTGAATCAAAAGAAAGACTTATTGCCATAGTCAACAATCTGAAAAAAGAAGAACTTTGGGATAAACTGATTCATATCAAACCAAGAAAAGCAACAGAGAAAGAATTGGCTTTGGTTCACGAACCTCACTATATTGAAAAAATAAAAAAATCTCTTCCCGGCTATTTAGACCCTGACACATATCTTTGTGAACATACTTATGAAGTTGCCTGCTATGCAGTAGGTGCTGTTCTTGATGCTATTGATGGAGTTTTAAATAAAGATTTTGAAGGTGCCTTCTGTGCAGTAAGACCCCCGGGTCATCATGCTGAGATAGATAGTGCAATGGGATTTTGTATTTTTAACAATGTTGCTGTTGGTGCAGCCTATGCAAAGACAAAGGGAATTAAAAAGATTTTTATAGTTGACATTGATGTTCATCATGGTAATGGAACTCAGCATATATTTGAAGATGACTGCTCTGTTTTTTACTTTAGTTCCCATCAATTTCCTTTTTATCCTGGCACAGGTAGAGAACTTGAAATAGGAAGGGGTGCAGGAGAAGGATGTACTTACAATGTACCTTTAAGGTCCGGTTCAGGCACAAAAGAATATTTGACAGTTTTTCAGGATATACTGCCACAGAAAATAAGAGAGACAAAGCCTGAACTAATACTTGTATCAGCAGGCTATGACATGCATAAAGATGATCCCATGAGCTATATAAATGTTACAACCGAAGGAGTAAGAAGTATAATTAGAAGCATTCTCAGGTCTTCCTATGCACCCAAGATATTTGTTCTTGAAGGTGGCTATAATCTTCAGTCTCTTTCAGAATGTGTCAAAGTCACTCTCGAAGAGATGCTAAGTTAG
- a CDS encoding transposase yields MKEKPLTNLRLPDLWKEFNSNFNESFWEEFEQKMKLMKKKFIELALQEEITALTGAQKYERTPERVYRRNGYWKRYIILKDGKLQINMPRLRETGFQSKIIPRYIRRQSQIDEILKQIFIYGASTRLTAKALKPLIGEVSAQTISNIAKSLDEDVKKFHRREIFSYGRASGADFILKQQSV; encoded by the coding sequence ATGAAAGAAAAACCTTTAACTAATTTAAGATTACCAGATTTATGGAAAGAATTCAACAGTAATTTTAATGAATCCTTCTGGGAAGAATTTGAACAAAAAATGAAGTTAATGAAGAAAAAGTTTATTGAATTAGCATTACAAGAGGAGATAACAGCACTTACAGGGGCTCAAAAATATGAAAGAACCCCAGAGAGAGTTTACCGTAGGAATGGATACTGGAAGAGATACATAATCCTGAAAGATGGAAAACTTCAGATTAACATGCCCAGACTAAGAGAGACAGGTTTTCAAAGTAAGATAATTCCCAGATACATAAGAAGGCAAAGCCAGATAGATGAGATACTAAAGCAGATATTTATTTATGGAGCATCAACACGACTTACAGCTAAAGCCTTAAAACCACTTATTGGAGAAGTATCAGCTCAAACAATATCAAACATAGCAAAAAGTCTTGATGAGGATGTAAAGAAATTTCATCGAAGAGAAATTTTCAGTTATGGGAGAGCAAGTGGGGCAGACTTTATCCTAAAGCAGCAGAGTGTATAA
- a CDS encoding transposase: MSSKRNFQLWESKWGRLYPKAAECIRKNWEQLTAFYKTPKALWKKLRTTNIIERAFREVRRRTRTMSCFNNVESIERIVFAVISHLNEKWRNTPIYEFTQSY, from the coding sequence ATTTCATCGAAGAGAAATTTTCAGTTATGGGAGAGCAAGTGGGGCAGACTTTATCCTAAAGCAGCAGAGTGTATAAGGAAGAACTGGGAGCAATTGACAGCTTTTTACAAGACACCTAAGGCATTATGGAAGAAGTTAAGGACAACAAACATAATAGAGAGGGCATTTAGGGAAGTAAGGCGAAGAACGAGAACTATGAGTTGTTTTAATAATGTTGAAAGTATTGAAAGAATAGTTTTTGCAGTGATAAGCCATTTAAACGAAAAATGGAGGAATACACCTATTTATGAATTTACACAAAGTTATTGA